In Plasmodium cynomolgi strain B DNA, chromosome 6, whole genome shotgun sequence, the sequence TAAAgcagtttgttttttccaataTTGTCCATGGTCATCATCCCCAGGGGTAGCTTCCTCCGTTCAGCCCCCTTAAGGGGTGCGTGACCCTCCCATGCTACTTGACCAATCCGTGCGTGGTTTGTAAATAACCGTTCAAAGCTGCATAATCCGATTTGTTTGGATCTAAGTTGTATCATCGTGCGCACGGGGGTAGGGGTGGGGGAGTCAGGGACCATCAGGTTAACGCGGACTTGATGTAGGCCTCCTCCATGGCTTCCTTCCGAGTGCATTCAACGGGGAAGGGGTGAACGGTAGGCAGGTTAGCATGTCAGCAGGTTAACAGGCCAGCACGTCAGCAGCTTAGCATGTCAGCAGCTTAGCATGTCAGCAGCTTAGCATGTCAGCAGGTTAGCATGTCAGCATGTCAGCAGCTTAGCAGCTTAACAGCTTAGCAGCTCACTCTCACGCGGCGATGGCAACGGGGTTATCCGCATGTACCGGCGCACATCCACGCATGGTGAAGCTACGCCTGTATAGCCTCCTAAAGAGTGATATCTCTCTCCCAATCCCCTTCCCCTTGGTCCAATCCCAACGGTGCGTAGCACTACCGGGGACGTGTAGGGGGGAAGCTCTCCTCTCTGTGCGGGGTTATTGAGGAGGCGCACCTTGGCGGGGCAAAGCATGCATAATAAGCCACGCCTGGTTAAGTGGATTTAAAACAGATCGATGAAAATGTGCATCCCTGTCGTGTCATTTGTAAATTCACTTCTAAGAAGCGAAGTGGTTCCCACTCAAAGgctgaggaagaaaagaagccCCCCTCTCCTCCCCACCTTTCCATCCATGGTCAGCAAAAAAGCGCATCTTACCACGCGCATAATTGTgaggatataaaaaaaaataaaataaaaacgtacCGCGTGGAAGGAACTAAACCGATTAGGTGGCTAACCATTTGTGGGATCGCGACAGGGGGGGTAAGGCTCACTCACTATGGATGCACCTGTCGAACAGAGATGATCGTGTCGAACAGAGATAATCGTGTGGGTCACAGATGATCGTGTCGAACAGAGATAATCGCGTGGATCACAGATGATCGTGTATACCCTTGGAAGGGGGCCCCACAGGAGGGGTGCCATCAGCCCCCTGTACAAGTTCGCCACACGAGGGGTTAACACACGCACAGGAGACACAGAAGAACGGGATAGAGAGACACCCCCCTCTTCTAACGGTGAGTCCACACCCGACGTGGAGCGCCTGCTGGTGAGGTACAGAAATCTGGGGACTAAGGACAAAGTCAACCTAATCACCACCCACCTACGCAATGTAAAAGATGTTGACGTGAGTATGATATACAGTTTTGTGAGGGAAAAGCAGCCCGTGAGGGGAGTCACCCCAAAGGAGCAGCTCACACAGCACAAGAAGCTCACACAGCACAAacaggatgaagaaaaaaggaaaagaatgCTAAAAATACTTAAGATACAAAAGCCAGCATTCATGCAACAAAGAAGTAGTAAAAAAACTTCGCGCAATAATTTGTCCTTCAAAAACGATTATAACAGTAACGAGTATGTGGACTGCTTGGAAAAGGAGCAACAGTTGAAGGGGGCAGAGCAGTACACACTGATTGAGGATCTATACAAGGCATACATCTACAGCAGAGCCTTCACTACCTTGTCCAACCAATACAGGACCAGACATACCATATCGAATGACTTCCTTCACGTGATGATTAGCGCGATTAGGAGTTCCATCCTGGAGAGAGTGAACCCTACGCTAGTGAACGAATTTGCTCATTTCAAAAATCCATATATGCTTATGAAGCGTGCCCTGGAAAACTTCATCCTTCATGGACATGTAAAAAACCCTTATGAGGAGTCGCTCATTTGTGAGCATCTGAAGCGGAAGACTTACTTGAACGTTTTAAAATTGGACAGTGCCGAGGTGCCCCTGGAGGTATATGAGCCTTTAGCTTCCTTTCGAGGGGATGTAAATTACAACTACGATATGAGGGAGAAGTTCGCCAGTATTGTACGCACTCAGTTAGACATACTTGACGTGGTTGCGGGGGGAGTCACTGACACGATGAGTAACACCACGGGTGATGACACTACACGTAGCGAATCCACTTCCGCCCAGCTGAACGCCGTGCTACGAATCCTACCGGAGAACGCGCGCGAGCCATTCCAAAATTACCCCTTCGATAACCTAAAGGCGTTGAAGacccaaatgagaaaaaagtaCGTGGGGGGTATCAAAAACAGCAAGCCGATTAACGTGGAAGACGAAGAACTGAGCCATGTGAGGTACCCAAACCTACAATCCGTTGCGCATTCATTACCAACGGATTCAAAATATAGGGCCAATGTCATACACGCAATTAGGGTTTTGGAGCGATCCAAGCATTGGGATCACGCCAGTAAAATTAAAGCTATCAACACCCTAGTGGACGTTTGGAATGATATGCACTCCAGTGATCACTATGAGGATTTAATGGATAAATACCTCCCCGTTATTTACACGAAGGATATGCTGCGCAAAACGAGGACTCGGCAGGACACATACAACCGCGGCCTTGTCTACGTGCAGTCCCTCACCACGCAGAAGCCGCTGGGCGCGCGCCAGAAAAAGGGGTGACACCtcgcaaaaaggggtaacgcttcgcaaaaaggggtaacGCCTCTCACGAAGGGGTGTCAGCATTCAAACGGTGAAAGTCTGTTGCGCGCTTATTCCATTTTAACCTGCTCTGTGTGGGCTGTGCCTTCCTTTAAGGGGtgaacatatacatgcaaaatgattgtcccctttttttttgtcctccttttttatcatcatcCAGGGGGTACTCTTCCCTCCCAAAAAATGTAGCCATTTCaaatgaagaagacgaagGGGNNNNNNNNNNNNNNNNNNNNNNNNNNNNNNGGCAACTTTTAATCGATCATTTACCCTCACGTCAGCACGCAAAAGCAGTCAATTCATTTAGACGTGTTTTATGCAGGGGGTCGGCAGTTGTACATAGGAGGGCCTGCCTCTTCAATACGAAGTTTTGTGAAACTTCTAAGAAAGACGTTCGAAGGGGTTTCCCCCCACCAATGGAAAAACGAATACGTGCACATATGCGAAGCTTTGCAAAgggattattttttccctacctgggcccccaaaaaaattgtggaggAATGAAACGATCGGCGCTTGGTATGGCAATTCGGAGATGGCTACATTTTGCAATTGCAAttgcatttgtttttttcttttttccttttctttttttttcttttttgtttcatcaTTACGCTTTTTTTGTCCGTCCTCTGGGTGACATGCGCGGGGACAAGCAAACCTATGAACAtgcagcaaaaaatatgacacTCACAACGCGGGTTGTGTGGCGCAGCGCCAAGGCTGCGTTTTGCATGGACACATAGGGTAAACAATCGCGACATGTTCGCTTCGCATTTTCCCACTAGGACGCGCAAAAAAGAACGCGAGCGCACGTACATAAAAGCATGCCTATATACAagcatgcatacatataacTACTTCCAAATGTACGCACAGTAAACGAATGGAGGAAACGCGTGCAAAAACCCACTGTAGCACGGCGCGCGGACAGCCAcatgcaaacaaaaaaaaaaaaaaaatgtataaaatgcataaaataCAAACATGTAGAAAGAAgcacatacatgtacatttttatgcacGCACAGAGCGACACCTCCGCTGACGCGAAGCGTGCAAGTGAGGACCACAAAGCACAAACGCTTACGACGCGTATATAGCCTCGTGGTGGCGCGATGTGACAACGGAGGGGTAGATAAGGGTTGCCGTGCGGCGGCGCGGGAGAATTTCAGGTCTCGCAGTCGAATCGcgacaaaaatgaaggttccatcaaaaggggaaaaaagaaacataaaaaagagacGCAAATGCGTTTGCATGTACGTCTCCAAGTACGCGCGTCATTTTACGTGCAGGTTGAAACGCAGTATGATGCCGTAGGTGTTCACTGCCACTCGAAGGGGCGGGAAAGGTTTAAGCCCATGTTGGTTCGCGCTGCATCATTTTGGTTCGCTCTGCTTCGCctcgctttttctttttttttttcccctcgaaCCGGTGCTCCGAACCAGCATGCACTTCAccgcttttccttttggagGTTCCGCcgcaggagaaaaaaaaaaaatttctttgttCCCCACGCGCAGCGgacatgggaaaaaaactaCTGTCACCTCTGCACGCACAGCATATTATGTACGTACGCATGTATTACCcatatttacatatgcatgtaaaATAATCCCTACTGTATGCAGTCCGCAGGAAAGGCGAACACGTTTTTTGCCGCGTCACGTGTCGGGCGTGTTCCGCTTTCCTGGgatgccttttttccccgcaCGATCGATCGAAGTGTCGCAAATGGCGGAGGTgatggaagcaaaaaaaaaaaaaaaaaaaaaaaaagcagtttACCCCCACATGTATCCTCCTTCAACGTGAAAAAAAGCACGGCACCGTGCGTACATGCGCGTGGCGTTCGTCCTACCGCAAAAGataatacaaaaattgaagcgtgaatataatatatgcagTAACACTATAAATAATAGGtaagtaatatatatatactacatatatatgcatgatACATGTACTATATGaacaattaatttttgtttttgcgcGTGATGCATATAGGGCAGTGTTCTTTTGTAATCGCACCGCGCGTATGCTGCTTAACCCCCAAGCGTGTCAGGCGATTCTAGctcgaagaaaaaaaaggaggtccTCGTCGtcctctgcttcttcccccttcacCGCATCGACCTTTTGTATCGTCCCCTTCATTACCATTTGTCATTCGATTTTGCCGCGTtggtagtagtagtagtaggtagtacttcttctcatttggCACTTCTTAATTTGGTATTTTtaacttccctttttattgcCCCTTTctattgccattttttaatttacaatttttttttgccattttttttaccatttttttgccattttttttgccaaaattttcgccaatttttttgccaattttttttgccNNNNNNNNNNNNNNNNNNNNNNNNNNNNNNNNNNNNNNNNNNNNNNNNNNNNNNNNNNNNNNNNNNNNNNNNNNNNNNNNNNNNNNNNNNTTttttaccaattttttttgctaattttttttgccaattttttttattggtATTCCATTATCACCATTTcggtagttttttttttattaccatttttttattcctttctcgcgatttatttcattttttttcctttttaatcagtcacgaaaggaagaagaagcgcaTGTAaacatacgtacatgtatatatatacaaaaaatatatgtacgtacgtatgtatatgcttccgtacgtatgtatgtacgtatgtatgtatatgcttccgtacgtatgtatgtacgtatgtatgtatatgcttacgtacgtatgtatatgccAACGTACATGCTAACGTACATGCTGACTTACATGCTGACGTACATGCCTGCTCGCGTCCCCCGTATTATACGCGTTGAGAAAAACATATGACCGACCTCTGCGCaggtacatatgtacatctcccccccccgtccCCCTGCTTACATATATAACGTGCATACGCACATATGCGTACTCGCTCTGATGTAATTAATCCGAAAGATATCTTTTCccttctgcatttttttttttttaagtttttttaattatcctTCTTTTAATAGAGGTAAATTTTTACGCCTACGTTTACATATATGCCTGtacatgcatgtatgtatatataccttCTGGGCATAGGTGATGTCCCTACTCCATCGCAACGGTAACACTGCTTCTCATAGTGTTTATCGTTGAGGAGCAACTTCTGTTTTCCTTGCCCATCTCTCCCccgctttaatttttttataacgaGCCACTAGCTCGAGACCGCGTGACTGCTCTGTGCAAATACATTACATACGCACCTGTACAGTGTCCGCTGCGTCTGATTTTCGCTAGCACGGCCGTATGCGCATCTCCCGCCCCCATACCTCTGTGCATATCACACCAAGCGTATGAATGCATCGCTGTCGCCATCGCGTCACCACTTCATGAAGATCATTAGCAGATAGATTAGATCCTCTcctctcccctcccccccctatACACACACATCTCTTTAATGCCACGAAATACGTTAAGATGAGTTTACATCGCATTtctttatcccttttttactatctgtttatttttgcatacctACATTTTGAGACCGCACAGTCGAAGTTAAACAGTGTTACGAATGATGACAGGAGGTTTTTGAACGGCTTCTTCGGAGGAGCCAACGGGTCTGTAAATGGCTCCGCTAATGGTGGAAATGGCGACATACCTAaggacaaaaatgatgagaaaaatctGAAAAATGTCACTCAGGACGGATCGGAGGATGCCCAAAAGGGGGCTATTCCTCCCGCTGATGACAACAAAGATGAAGCGACAAACTCTCAGGAGGATAAGCCAATGGAGAGAGactccgcttctcctcccgcGAACTACACCCGCAGTGATGGCATAGAAGTAAGATTCGTGCCGAGCGGAAGCGTCGCAGGAAAGGAGTCACACAGGAGCAGCAGCGGTCGTAATGGTGATGACAATGGGGCAGATGATGAAGACGGCGACGATGACAATGGCGTCAGCAGCGTAAGTAGCGACAGTAGCGAAAGTAGTGTCAGCAGCGTTAGTAGCGACAAGGGCTATAGCAACGCCCCGCGTATGACGATGAACCTCCCCATATTCTCCTTCATGAATAAGCACCCCA encodes:
- a CDS encoding hypothetical protein (putative), producing STPDVERLLVRYRNLGTKDKVNLITTHLRNVKDVDVSMIYSFVREKQPVRGVTPKEQLTQHKKLTQHKQDEEKRKRMLKILKIQKPAFMQQRSSKKTSRNNLSFKNDYNSNEYVDCLEKEQQLKGAEQYTLIEDLYKAYIYSRAFTTLSNQYRTRHTISNDFLHVMISAIRSSILERVNPTLVNEFAHFKNPYMLMKRALENFILHGHVKNPYEESLICEHLKRKTYLNVLKLDSAEVPLEVYEPLASFRGDVNYNYDMREKFASIVRTQLDILDVVAGGVTDTMSNTTGDDTTRSESTSAQLNAVLRILPENAREPFQNYPFDNLKALKTQMRKKYVGGIKNSKPINVEDEELSHVRYPNLQSVAHSLPTDSKYRANVIHAIRVLERSKHWDHASKIKAINTLVDVWNDMHSSDHYEDLMDKYLPVIYTKDMLRKTRTRQDTYNRGLVYVQSLTTQKPLGARQKKG